The Caulifigura coniformis genome includes a region encoding these proteins:
- a CDS encoding DNA-methyltransferase, with amino-acid sequence MQGCEKRNRSAGEESWLISGETPFYARNGVALYRGNALRLLPKLQPGSVDLFAVDPPYCSGGRTAGERSADPAKKYAQDGDARGRPSFTGDHLDQRSFVTWSTWWLEECLAAAKDGAYLAVFIDWRNLPAMTDAVQIAGWQWRGIMGWDKGLGSRAPHKGYVRHQLEYIVWGTKGAVQKRTDAGPFAGCLRYSVRKSDKHHLTGKPTDLMRSLVHLAPVGGLVCDPFAGSFTTAAAARIEGRRCVASDVSAEYCEIGKTRLETIERLRVGETSQGIQA; translated from the coding sequence ATGCAGGGATGCGAGAAGCGAAATCGGTCAGCCGGCGAGGAAAGTTGGCTGATCTCCGGAGAGACCCCGTTCTATGCCCGGAACGGAGTCGCGTTGTATCGGGGGAACGCGTTGCGCCTGTTGCCCAAGCTGCAGCCTGGGTCGGTTGACCTGTTTGCAGTCGACCCTCCCTATTGCAGCGGTGGGAGGACTGCGGGAGAACGATCTGCGGATCCGGCCAAGAAATACGCGCAGGATGGTGATGCCCGCGGCCGGCCGTCGTTCACCGGCGACCACCTTGACCAGCGGTCGTTCGTCACCTGGTCGACCTGGTGGCTGGAGGAATGCCTCGCGGCCGCGAAGGACGGCGCCTATCTGGCGGTGTTCATCGACTGGCGGAATTTGCCGGCGATGACCGACGCCGTCCAGATCGCAGGCTGGCAATGGCGCGGCATCATGGGCTGGGACAAGGGCCTCGGCTCGCGGGCACCGCACAAGGGGTACGTGCGGCACCAGCTCGAGTACATCGTCTGGGGCACGAAAGGCGCCGTGCAAAAGCGCACGGACGCCGGACCGTTTGCCGGCTGCCTGCGCTATTCAGTCCGGAAAAGCGACAAGCATCACCTGACCGGAAAGCCCACCGACCTGATGCGGTCGCTTGTCCATCTGGCTCCCGTCGGAGGACTTGTGTGCGATCCATTTGCCGGCTCCTTCACGACCGCAGCAGCAGCCCGGATCGAGGGCAGGCGATGCGTCGCGTCGGACGTCTCGGCTGAGTACTGCGAGATCGGCAAGACCCGTCTCGAAACGATTGAAAGGCTGCGGGTTGGTGAGACCTCGCAGGGAATTCAGGCGTAA
- a CDS encoding helix-turn-helix domain-containing protein gives MERDEQLEAERLFDSREAAKYLGVSPRTLQRLVSPRGQLPAVRFGQILRFRREDLRQFIAAHVA, from the coding sequence ATGGAACGCGATGAACAACTGGAGGCAGAACGCCTGTTCGACTCTCGGGAAGCCGCGAAGTATCTGGGGGTGAGCCCCAGGACGTTGCAGCGACTCGTGAGCCCGCGCGGGCAACTGCCGGCCGTCAGGTTCGGCCAGATCCTCCGGTTTCGGCGAGAGGACTTGCGCCAATTCATCGCCGCCCACGTCGCTTGA
- a CDS encoding YfjI family protein, producing the protein MPATPLSNRRSISPPEPNLGDTGFSNDSGELLDTATERLRYQRFPCGALPGVLARFVTCAAKAIGCDPSLVALPVLAAVATAIGASRRLTIKSGWKVPSIIWATVVGESGSSKTPAYNAAMRPLFTRHARAIRTFEDERAKYEEQVAWWEKRSAEWKREKKSLEQPPEKPTEPTLRREIVSDITIEALAVVMKNSPRGVLLGCDELSAMFGSFGRYKSGGGGNDASHYLSMYSGQSITVDRRTSTPPTLFVPHASLSICGGIQPGILKKSLGSEHIENGLAARFLLAMPPRRPKVWTEDDIPSVVEQSYERLIDKLFALEGQQKEDGSIEPRLVYLTPEAKTEWMDYYNSHGAEQVQLSGALAAAWSKLEETAARLALIFHMVRVASKDPTIEHPDRVDPKSVQSAIRLVSWFKNEARRVYGKLTQGEEAAARDRLIELIEKQGGSIAPWRLAQLKAGCSTEDAKILLQSLVKRGIGRWEWIEATRGPSAREFVLSHSDDLGEGDIPNESDELLDADGLDVLPDELDDSEYLDTEVF; encoded by the coding sequence GTGCCAGCTACTCCGTTATCGAACCGCAGAAGCATTTCACCACCCGAACCCAATCTAGGAGATACAGGGTTCTCCAACGATTCAGGCGAACTCCTAGATACTGCGACGGAGCGGTTGCGCTACCAGCGGTTCCCCTGTGGCGCACTTCCCGGGGTGCTCGCGAGGTTCGTCACCTGTGCAGCCAAGGCAATTGGGTGCGATCCCTCGCTGGTGGCACTGCCTGTACTGGCGGCCGTCGCCACGGCGATCGGTGCGAGCCGTCGACTCACCATCAAGAGCGGCTGGAAAGTGCCTTCCATCATCTGGGCAACAGTCGTTGGCGAGAGTGGCTCGTCGAAGACACCCGCGTACAACGCCGCGATGCGTCCGCTGTTCACTCGCCATGCACGAGCCATCCGCACCTTTGAGGATGAGCGGGCCAAATACGAAGAACAAGTCGCATGGTGGGAGAAGCGATCGGCCGAGTGGAAGCGAGAAAAGAAGTCCCTTGAGCAGCCGCCTGAGAAGCCGACTGAGCCAACCCTGAGGCGGGAGATCGTAAGCGATATCACCATCGAGGCCCTGGCAGTCGTAATGAAGAACAGCCCGCGTGGCGTTCTGCTCGGGTGCGACGAACTCTCTGCGATGTTCGGATCGTTTGGCCGGTACAAGTCTGGCGGCGGTGGGAATGACGCTTCGCACTACCTCAGCATGTACTCGGGCCAGAGCATCACCGTTGATCGGAGGACATCGACTCCGCCCACGCTATTCGTCCCCCACGCTAGTCTCTCGATTTGCGGCGGAATTCAGCCCGGCATCCTGAAGAAGTCTCTCGGCTCCGAACACATCGAGAACGGTTTGGCCGCGAGGTTCCTCCTCGCCATGCCGCCGAGGCGTCCGAAAGTCTGGACGGAGGACGACATTCCATCCGTTGTCGAGCAATCATACGAACGTCTGATCGACAAACTGTTCGCCCTCGAAGGCCAGCAGAAGGAAGATGGATCAATCGAACCCCGCTTGGTGTACCTGACACCAGAAGCCAAGACGGAATGGATGGACTACTACAACTCCCACGGGGCCGAGCAGGTACAGCTCTCCGGCGCACTCGCAGCCGCGTGGTCAAAGCTGGAGGAAACAGCCGCGAGACTCGCCCTCATCTTTCACATGGTCAGGGTGGCCAGCAAAGACCCGACTATCGAGCACCCCGACAGGGTTGATCCGAAATCGGTACAGAGTGCCATTCGACTCGTGTCGTGGTTCAAGAATGAAGCCCGGCGGGTTTACGGCAAACTGACCCAGGGAGAGGAGGCCGCCGCACGCGACCGCCTGATTGAACTCATCGAGAAGCAGGGTGGAAGTATCGCACCTTGGCGGCTGGCACAACTCAAGGCGGGCTGCAGTACGGAAGACGCCAAGATCCTACTGCAATCGCTCGTGAAGAGAGGGATCGGCCGCTGGGAATGGATCGAGGCGACTCGTGGGCCGAGCGCGAGGGAGTTTGTGCTTTCTCACTCCGACGATCTAGGAGAGGGCGATATTCCCAATGAATCCGATGAACTCCTAGATGCTGACGGGCTGGATGTCCTGCCAGACGAACTGGACGACTCGGAATATCTCGATACGGAGGTCTTCTGA
- a CDS encoding helix-turn-helix domain-containing protein, producing MTEQATSPQFADIQEVILATGLSRTMVYKLVRRGCVKAVRFGKSIRVPRTELERLLREGC from the coding sequence ATGACAGAGCAGGCAACAAGCCCCCAGTTCGCAGACATCCAGGAAGTGATACTCGCCACCGGCCTCTCCCGCACGATGGTCTACAAGCTCGTGCGTCGTGGGTGCGTCAAGGCGGTACGGTTCGGTAAGTCGATCCGGGTACCACGCACTGAGTTGGAGAGACTTCTCCGCGAGGGCTGCTGA
- a CDS encoding helix-turn-helix domain-containing protein, translating to MQRSSRRDVLRERRWAHAWVKVCGIIKRYEAAFNDVSCPHFGLLAVLQRAIPRDPGRPRKPTPGRRTRLRGAPAAERNRDIVEMVIRDGMTKEQVAARFGLKPDTVRQYVNRELRKSARKYQK from the coding sequence ATGCAACGAAGCTCACGCCGCGACGTGCTCCGTGAGAGACGCTGGGCGCACGCCTGGGTAAAGGTGTGCGGGATCATCAAGCGGTACGAAGCCGCGTTCAACGACGTGTCCTGCCCGCACTTCGGGTTGCTCGCTGTGCTGCAACGGGCGATCCCGCGTGACCCCGGCAGGCCTCGCAAACCCACTCCCGGCCGACGCACGCGACTGCGCGGGGCTCCTGCCGCAGAGCGGAACAGGGACATCGTGGAAATGGTCATTCGGGACGGAATGACGAAGGAGCAAGTTGCCGCCCGGTTCGGGTTGAAGCCGGACACCGTCCGTCAGTACGTGAACCGGGAACTCCGCAAATCTGCGCGTAAGTATCAGAAGTGA
- a CDS encoding phBC6A51 family helix-turn-helix protein produces the protein MDDDAKSLLRDIADSLRIIAAREQRESKQEKAVRLLVELGPDNVTAIARAVGVNRSTLYRWKTFADALERMHAAQHFAHRSPRFVSREGALL, from the coding sequence GTGGATGACGACGCAAAGAGCCTGCTCCGCGATATTGCCGACTCGCTCCGCATCATCGCGGCCCGCGAGCAGCGGGAATCGAAGCAGGAAAAGGCGGTTCGCCTGCTCGTGGAACTGGGGCCGGACAACGTGACGGCGATTGCCCGCGCGGTCGGGGTCAACCGCTCCACGCTCTACCGCTGGAAGACGTTCGCCGACGCGCTGGAGCGGATGCACGCGGCGCAGCACTTTGCCCATCGCAGCCCGCGATTCGTCAGCCGGGAGGGCGCACTCCTGTGA
- a CDS encoding AAA family ATPase: MDLCRKYAPRLLSDLRGQPDVVSKLKGFVSRPHGRAFLFSGGSGVGKTAAAWALARELNPGLDERNVRIGTTELSSGCQDAESVRELVSRFAYRPIVGRASVLILNEAESMHPKAREVWLDALERLPSHSVVVFTTNNPDSFEARFQDRCAHYRFQDTRPSLLTPIRTLANDIWRAEVGTSKCPLSADELCPHGSAPSFRRAVRRVEEAIQGMAA, from the coding sequence ATGGATCTGTGCCGGAAGTACGCGCCTCGATTGCTCTCGGATCTCAGGGGCCAGCCGGACGTTGTTTCCAAACTCAAGGGATTCGTCTCCAGACCGCACGGGCGCGCGTTCCTGTTCTCCGGTGGGAGCGGGGTGGGCAAGACGGCCGCGGCTTGGGCGCTCGCGCGGGAACTCAATCCCGGGCTGGATGAACGGAACGTCCGCATCGGCACGACCGAACTGAGTTCCGGTTGCCAGGATGCCGAGAGCGTCCGCGAGCTGGTCAGCCGGTTCGCGTATCGGCCCATTGTCGGCCGGGCCAGCGTCCTCATTCTGAACGAGGCGGAGTCGATGCACCCCAAGGCCCGCGAAGTGTGGTTGGACGCCCTGGAGCGGCTGCCGTCGCATTCCGTGGTCGTCTTCACCACGAACAACCCGGACAGCTTTGAGGCCCGATTTCAGGATCGGTGCGCCCACTACCGGTTTCAGGACACCCGGCCGTCGCTGCTCACGCCGATCCGGACGCTCGCCAACGATATCTGGCGCGCCGAGGTGGGAACGTCGAAGTGCCCGCTGTCCGCCGATGAACTGTGCCCGCACGGCTCGGCGCCGTCGTTCCGGAGGGCGGTGCGGCGCGTAGAGGAAGCCATTCAGGGGATGGCGGCCTGA
- a CDS encoding coiled-coil domain-containing protein has translation MSTRFEVQGDVAQAKQALGEVATEVKKVGTAADQAGAEMDAAFDSASDVQKFTDEVGDLTTALKQAETQAEQTNAEIGNPGAGKAGGDGLEKWTALFTGVTAGVTIVKGLADGFRAVREQIKQMADNGNAQMGELNSQLDRMSDSLFDMADNLSSSKEGSGVLGFLGDLATFAGDAARHIDTLDETMAGTAAGWASNAASMVGWTSAADALTAAQERMNAAAQKSEDNEFAERQSRQLEQVNQVFEDLEAKRAAQRKADEIEQIDSLDAVQEKMDEQRRSLEALAKSTNLTRKDQVDAARNLEALERRRLQILKNNAAAEEKAKDEATQRAKDEADAKKQQYDREEADKTKLEAAKTATEKAEAAERQAIADAEAAAKQKAIDALAGDQGVKDLSSQIRQAAQDPRAIRDRLAQNAKDAATDAAYQNDGEIDSRERREIEEARRAAYRKATAQMNGGPQSFKPEQVNEAIALNQNAQINAMQTQAGLSDQMVAALGQNANVMATFEQEQARHSQEIDHLMKFVQSMSQNTTRRAQSMGRKNM, from the coding sequence ATGAGTACGCGGTTCGAAGTTCAGGGCGACGTAGCGCAGGCCAAGCAGGCGCTTGGCGAAGTGGCCACGGAGGTAAAGAAGGTCGGCACGGCCGCCGATCAGGCCGGCGCTGAGATGGACGCGGCCTTTGATAGCGCGTCCGATGTCCAGAAGTTCACAGACGAGGTGGGCGACCTGACGACGGCGCTGAAGCAGGCCGAGACCCAGGCGGAGCAGACCAACGCGGAGATCGGCAATCCCGGGGCCGGGAAGGCGGGCGGCGATGGGCTGGAGAAGTGGACGGCACTCTTTACCGGCGTCACGGCCGGGGTGACGATCGTGAAGGGGCTGGCGGACGGGTTCCGCGCGGTCCGCGAACAGATCAAGCAGATGGCCGACAACGGCAACGCCCAGATGGGGGAACTCAACTCCCAACTGGACCGGATGTCCGACAGCCTGTTCGACATGGCCGACAACCTCAGTTCCTCCAAAGAGGGGAGCGGCGTCCTGGGGTTCCTTGGAGATCTTGCGACGTTCGCGGGGGACGCCGCGAGGCACATTGACACCCTGGATGAGACGATGGCCGGGACGGCGGCCGGCTGGGCCTCCAATGCCGCGTCAATGGTCGGGTGGACTTCGGCCGCGGACGCCCTCACTGCGGCCCAGGAGCGGATGAACGCCGCGGCCCAGAAGTCCGAGGACAATGAGTTCGCCGAGCGGCAGTCCCGGCAATTGGAACAGGTGAATCAGGTCTTTGAGGATCTGGAGGCGAAGCGCGCGGCCCAGCGGAAGGCCGATGAGATCGAACAGATCGACAGCCTTGATGCCGTTCAGGAGAAGATGGACGAGCAACGGCGTTCGCTCGAAGCCCTCGCCAAGTCGACGAACCTGACGCGGAAAGATCAGGTGGACGCGGCCCGCAATCTGGAGGCCCTTGAACGCCGACGCCTGCAGATCCTGAAAAACAACGCCGCCGCCGAGGAGAAGGCGAAGGACGAGGCCACCCAGCGGGCCAAGGATGAGGCCGACGCGAAGAAACAGCAGTACGACCGAGAGGAGGCCGACAAAACGAAGCTGGAGGCCGCAAAGACCGCGACAGAAAAGGCGGAGGCGGCCGAGCGGCAAGCGATCGCGGACGCAGAGGCCGCGGCGAAGCAGAAGGCGATTGACGCGCTGGCGGGTGACCAGGGAGTGAAAGACCTGTCGAGCCAGATCCGGCAGGCGGCGCAAGACCCCAGGGCCATCCGGGACCGTCTGGCGCAGAACGCCAAGGACGCGGCCACCGACGCCGCGTATCAGAATGACGGAGAAATCGACTCCAGGGAACGGCGAGAGATCGAGGAAGCCCGCCGCGCCGCCTACCGCAAGGCGACGGCGCAGATGAACGGCGGCCCGCAGTCGTTCAAGCCCGAACAGGTCAACGAAGCCATCGCCCTGAATCAAAACGCCCAGATCAACGCCATGCAGACGCAGGCGGGCCTCAGTGACCAGATGGTTGCGGCGCTGGGTCAGAACGCGAATGTGATGGCCACTTTCGAGCAGGAGCAGGCGCGGCACTCCCAGGAGATCGACCACCTGATGAAGTTCGTCCAGTCGATGTCCCAGAACACGACACGCCGGGCCCAGTCGATGGGCCGCAAGAACATGTGA
- a CDS encoding helix-turn-helix domain-containing protein: protein MQLFTRKETADRLRVSLDTLERLASSGRLRPCRIGRLVRFSEDTINEFIHSCQSPPPDVA from the coding sequence ATGCAATTGTTCACCCGCAAGGAAACAGCCGATCGACTTCGCGTCAGTCTCGACACGCTTGAACGGCTCGCCAGCAGCGGACGCCTGCGCCCTTGTCGCATCGGTCGTCTTGTTCGCTTTTCTGAGGACACCATCAATGAGTTCATCCATTCCTGCCAAAGCCCCCCGCCTGATGTGGCCTGA
- a CDS encoding transcriptional regulator: MARKDSGGAGDSDGGRFAYDGLDRVIHEKARLGLMTSLAASSDGVTFVELKELCRLTDGNLSRHLKVLEDAGLVGLWKRGAGRNQQTLVQLTATGRAEFLKYLGVLEQVVRDAGVSAQGFRERVSPA, translated from the coding sequence ATGGCTCGTAAGGATTCCGGCGGAGCCGGCGACTCCGATGGGGGACGCTTCGCCTACGACGGACTCGATCGTGTGATTCACGAAAAGGCCAGGCTCGGTTTGATGACGTCGCTGGCGGCAAGCTCGGATGGCGTGACGTTTGTGGAACTCAAAGAGTTGTGCCGGCTGACTGACGGGAACCTGAGCCGTCATTTGAAGGTGCTCGAGGATGCGGGGCTTGTGGGGCTTTGGAAGCGCGGAGCTGGCCGAAACCAGCAGACGCTGGTGCAGCTGACGGCGACAGGACGTGCCGAGTTTCTGAAGTATCTGGGAGTGCTGGAGCAGGTGGTGCGGGACGCGGGAGTCTCTGCCCAGGGTTTCCGGGAGCGGGTCTCGCCCGCCTGA
- a CDS encoding NAD(P)/FAD-dependent oxidoreductase, producing the protein MADFECAVIGAGLAGLSVALKLGRQGRRVLLVDRKASLSDGIHTTGIFVRRTLEDFDLPGDCLGPVIRHVSVYSPSLARFDLESPFAEFRVGRMGRLYTELLGQCRTAGVTTALDSSLESIVSHDGTSSLVLQTGLRRWKSDARLIVGADGAGSRVAEHLDLSRNSEWILGLEDVYRDTIATGPPRIHCLLDPELAPGYIAWAVHDGEELHLGVGGYAAQFKPAEALKRWTQVARTRLRLPQGERVERRGGRIPVGGVLPRIASQFGLLVGDAAGAVSPLTAGGLDPCLRLSEFAAEVLGATLQTGDTSLLEAYSGEAFRRKFRARLWLRAALRTVRSRRAINAAFWCLRTPIGRRLAGRIFFHPASFPDAPNLQPPLGRWSPHQA; encoded by the coding sequence ATGGCGGATTTTGAATGTGCGGTCATCGGTGCGGGACTGGCCGGGCTGAGTGTTGCACTCAAGCTGGGCCGGCAGGGCCGCCGCGTGCTGCTGGTCGACCGTAAGGCGTCGCTCTCGGATGGAATTCACACGACCGGCATCTTCGTTCGCCGGACGCTCGAGGATTTCGATCTGCCGGGAGACTGCCTGGGGCCGGTGATTCGCCACGTGTCGGTGTATTCGCCGAGTCTCGCCCGGTTTGATCTCGAGAGTCCGTTCGCGGAGTTTCGCGTGGGCCGGATGGGACGGCTGTATACGGAGCTTCTGGGGCAGTGCCGTACGGCCGGAGTGACGACGGCGCTCGACTCGTCGCTGGAATCGATCGTGAGCCACGATGGGACGAGCAGCCTCGTGCTGCAGACCGGGCTGCGTCGGTGGAAGTCTGATGCGCGGTTGATCGTGGGGGCGGACGGGGCGGGTTCCCGAGTGGCCGAACACCTTGATCTCAGCCGGAACTCGGAATGGATTCTCGGGCTGGAGGATGTGTACCGAGACACGATTGCGACCGGACCGCCGCGGATCCATTGCTTGCTCGATCCGGAGTTGGCGCCGGGCTATATCGCCTGGGCAGTGCATGACGGCGAGGAGCTGCATCTGGGAGTCGGCGGATACGCGGCGCAGTTCAAGCCGGCCGAAGCGCTGAAGAGATGGACGCAAGTTGCGCGAACACGACTGAGGCTGCCGCAGGGCGAGCGGGTCGAGCGTCGCGGGGGACGGATTCCCGTCGGGGGCGTGTTGCCCCGCATCGCGAGCCAGTTCGGGCTGCTGGTGGGCGACGCGGCCGGCGCCGTTTCGCCGCTGACGGCAGGGGGCCTCGATCCCTGCCTGCGGCTGTCCGAGTTCGCTGCCGAGGTTCTCGGTGCAACCCTTCAGACGGGGGATACTTCTCTGCTGGAGGCCTATTCGGGGGAGGCGTTCCGCCGAAAATTCCGAGCGAGGTTGTGGCTGCGGGCGGCCCTGCGGACGGTGCGATCGCGCCGCGCGATCAATGCGGCCTTCTGGTGCCTGCGCACACCGATCGGCCGCCGTCTCGCCGGGCGGATTTTCTTCCATCCCGCCTCATTCCCGGATGCGCCGAATCTGCAGCCCCCTCTCGGACGATGGAGCCCGCATCAGGCGTAG